Within the Isachenkonia alkalipeptolytica genome, the region GCGTATGACATTGGCATAACTTCTACATAAAACCGTGGGGCACACGGGGTTAGCTCGCTTATGCTGTAGCCGGTAGGCTACTCGAACGAGAAGCCCCCACTTCTATAAGTGGTGGGAGTATGTCACCACCCTGTCGAATAAATGATTGTGCTGACTGATCAGCGCTCCCAGGGCGTGGGTGCAAAAATCATCGCAATCCCCCCAGTCCCGGACGCTCCTTAATTCTGCACCAAAAACTGTATCTTCAAAAATGAGTTTGATTTTTTCAGCTTTCCCTTCCTCCACATCTTGCATTCCATTAGCTTCTTTAAATTCCTTCCAAAATGACATCGGAATATCAATGCCGTACTTAAAAACCGAGTCATCCACCTTCTTGACACCAATTAGCCCCTCTTTTCCCTCAGGTTTCCTCCAGCTTGCGGCTTTTTTTGCCATCATTTTACCTCCTTGAAAAAAATGACTTGTTATTATTACTATATTCGATTTTTATTCTATTTTTTCCTTCTCATTATCAGAATCTATTAAGACAAAATTTTGTTTATTAGCAACTGGATATTCCGCTCATAATTGGATCACCTGTCCGGTCATTCTGTACCGCTATATTATAAGATCATTCTGCTTAAAGAAATAACCCACTCAGATTTTCTCTAACCTCGGTAACGTTCCGTAGCTAGAAAATATCTAGGTGGGTTGCATAATTTTATCTAGTTTTCCATAATGCCATTGGATGGTTCTTTATACGGTCCAGAATTTTTTTATCTTCAAATAGAAGCTCTGGAATGTATTCTCCACTTTCAAAACTATCCAAGAACTCTTTCTCTTCCTTTGTAAGAACCATCAATTCAGAAGTGTACTCTTTGACAAGCTTCTTAGCGGATTCCAACTCAAAATCATCTTTCCTTTTAATCACTGGAAGGAGATCCGTTTTAATCTTTCTTTGGGTAATGGAATCGATGGCTTTAGTGTCAAAGGTCTTATTAATATCTTTAGCAGATACGGCAGCATAGAATATAACGCACTTTTTTAACATTTCTCCTTCTGACTCATCGAAGAGTCCAAAATGGATCATGTTTCTAGCATCATATAAATCTCTAGCTGCGGCTCTGCTTAGCAGTGCATTAATTTTGCTTCCGTATATCTCAATCGGAGCTAAGCACTTGACCTTGTATTCACTGGAGAAATGCTCAGTGATAATTGGCCTTTCCTCGGCTTCAAGTACATGAGATCTTAAAGAGTAATTGATTTCAATTTTAATGTTATCTTTGTTCCCACTAGCTCCCATGTAGTCATAAACCCAGGAATCAAGGGTATGGGGATTCTTTGTCCTTGGGTTTTTAGAATATCCTTGGGAAACCATATAACGATCAATGGTAGTGTTAATGACTTCTCGACTTTCAATCATCTGTTGTCTACTGTTGGGGATTAAATAATCCAAGTCTATATCTACAGAAAGACGTGGCAAGTTGAAAATTGTTAGATTAATAGCCGTCCCACCCTTTAATGCGAGACTATCTTTAAGAACCGGATTTGTATTGAGATACTCCAAAACATCTGCAAGTCTTGTAACTTTTTCTAATGTATCCCTCACAAATCCTAGTTCTTCAGCTTTTTTCCCTAAATATATAATGTCGTAATTAGACAAGTACATCGCCACCTTGATCGGTTATTTCAAATAGCTCTTCCGGCACCATCAGTTCCCATTCACTGTTATAGCTGCTTTCCCCTTTCAACTCACTAACCAGGTATCTTCGGCTTTTTCCTATTTTATCTTTGCAGTATTCTATAAACTCCTTTGATAACTGCATCTCTTTTCGGTAATGATCGAGGAGATATCCTACCCGTTGATAAAGTCCCTGGGTATCATATATATCAAGATATCGCTTCAGTTTCTTTTCATCCAAGTGATGGATGCCTTCCAGGCAGTTCAGCAGTTCTTCAAACCCACCTATTTTGTTAAAATCCCTTATGCTGTCAACAACTGTCCGTTCCAGATCAGTTATTTTAACCCCGGTGGTGTTCTTTACTTCAACAACACCCTCGCTCATCCTAGATGCAACATATTTATAAGTGGTATGACCATACTCGAAGTGATTGAACTTCGTTTCAGATGAAACATACACTTCATAAAAAACTTGGTTTGCCAGTCCATAATATTCAAAGGCACTATGGTGAGAAATATAAGCAGTATCAGTTATAGCACAGGCGATTTGGTATCGAGTAGCTACCACCTGCCCTGTTGTTGGATTGACCACAGAGTAGATATTTTTTCGTATCTTTTTGACTAGACCTTTTTTCATTAAACGGTCCACCTGAGAATAAGCCGTTTTCTCATTTCCAGTCAGTTTTTTTACATCTTCTATGGTGAAAACAGGGTGTTTAGCCAGTTCAGTATAGACATTCACTTTTCTCACCTCTCTTTTTATTTTTGTCACGTTTTTCTTTGTATTCAATGAATAACGTTCCATTATTAAAACATTATGCCCGTTTCAAAAGTCAATATTCATCTTTTTTTAATTTTAGCACGTTATTCTCTATTTGTAAAGAATATCATTCCATTATTAAAAACAATCCTATTCGAGACCTAACATTCGGAACCATTTCCATTTTCGCTCCGTTTGTTTGAGATATAAAAAACCACCAAGTAGCTTGATCATAGTAATCAGACAACTCAGTGAGCTTTTTAATTTTGTCATGATTTTCTTTATTTTTGAAAAATAACGTTCCATTATTAAAAAATCATCATGTACCACCAATAAGCTTATATAATCAATCTGAACTTATCTTTTTATTCCAACCCAGTGTTGCCTTCATTCTTCCATTTTTCACTACCTATTGCCCCAACATCATATACCCTTCAAATAAAAATCGTATTTTATCAATCACCTTTTCCCCATGGTAATGGCCACAATACCACTTTTCAAAGGTCAGCTTCTCAAAAATCTCATCTAACCATATCTCTGTGCTGTTATCCACCGTACTCTGATC harbors:
- a CDS encoding type IV toxin-antitoxin system AbiEi family antitoxin domain-containing protein — its product is MNVYTELAKHPVFTIEDVKKLTGNEKTAYSQVDRLMKKGLVKKIRKNIYSVVNPTTGQVVATRYQIACAITDTAYISHHSAFEYYGLANQVFYEVYVSSETKFNHFEYGHTTYKYVASRMSEGVVEVKNTTGVKITDLERTVVDSIRDFNKIGGFEELLNCLEGIHHLDEKKLKRYLDIYDTQGLYQRVGYLLDHYRKEMQLSKEFIEYCKDKIGKSRRYLVSELKGESSYNSEWELMVPEELFEITDQGGDVLV
- a CDS encoding nucleotidyl transferase AbiEii/AbiGii toxin family protein produces the protein MYLSNYDIIYLGKKAEELGFVRDTLEKVTRLADVLEYLNTNPVLKDSLALKGGTAINLTIFNLPRLSVDIDLDYLIPNSRQQMIESREVINTTIDRYMVSQGYSKNPRTKNPHTLDSWVYDYMGASGNKDNIKIEINYSLRSHVLEAEERPIITEHFSSEYKVKCLAPIEIYGSKINALLSRAAARDLYDARNMIHFGLFDESEGEMLKKCVIFYAAVSAKDINKTFDTKAIDSITQRKIKTDLLPVIKRKDDFELESAKKLVKEYTSELMVLTKEEKEFLDSFESGEYIPELLFEDKKILDRIKNHPMALWKTR